A region from the Prochlorococcus sp. MIT 0603 genome encodes:
- a CDS encoding diflavin flavoprotein: MTTNSPSVIEKTANRPKLSLQCKGIGPNTTTIRSLDWERSRFDIEFGLRNGTTYNSFIIQGEKTALIDTSHAKFQGLWLKVLEETIDPKTIDYLIVSHTEPDHSGLISNILDLNNEIEIYGSKVALQFLENQVHRSFKSTAIKTGNTLELGKNPSNGINHNLEFISAPNLHWPDTIFSFDHGTKILYTCDAFGLHYCTDELYDLNPELINEDFRYYYDCLMGPNARSVLQALKRIKSLPEINTIAVGHGPLLHHNIELWLNNYHSWSSQRNTADGYVAICYISQYGFCDQLSQAIALGANKAEAQVQLVDIRSSDSQELSALIGDAKAVILPTWPNEADEELQSSIGTLLAALKQKQWIGVYESFGESDEPIDVIANQLRGLGQKEAFSPLRIKKSPDANTFQRFEEAGTDLGQILNRKKNIATIKSLDGDLVKALGRISGGLYVVTASQGKGKDKRRGAMIASWVSQASFSPPGLTVAVAKDRAIESLMQVGDRFVLNVLEENNYQKLFRQFLKRFPPGADRFEGIPIIDNIAQGGPVLSEGLAYLDCLVKQRLETTDHWIIYGVVEHGNISNSEAKTAVHHRKAGTSY; the protein is encoded by the coding sequence ATGACGACTAACTCACCATCCGTCATAGAAAAAACAGCAAATAGACCTAAGCTTTCATTGCAATGCAAGGGCATAGGTCCAAATACCACCACTATTCGTTCACTGGATTGGGAGCGGAGTCGATTTGATATTGAGTTTGGGTTGCGCAATGGAACTACATACAACAGTTTTATTATTCAAGGAGAGAAAACTGCTTTAATCGATACAAGCCATGCGAAATTTCAAGGCTTATGGTTGAAAGTTTTAGAAGAAACAATCGATCCGAAAACTATTGATTATTTAATAGTCAGTCATACGGAACCAGATCATTCAGGATTAATTAGTAACATCCTTGATCTAAATAACGAAATTGAAATTTATGGTTCAAAAGTAGCATTGCAATTTCTAGAAAACCAAGTTCACCGTTCATTCAAATCAACAGCTATAAAAACTGGTAATACACTTGAGCTAGGAAAGAATCCATCAAATGGTATTAATCACAACCTTGAATTTATAAGTGCTCCAAATCTTCATTGGCCAGACACTATTTTTTCGTTTGATCATGGCACAAAAATTCTTTATACATGTGATGCCTTTGGACTCCATTACTGTACTGATGAGCTATATGATCTAAATCCTGAATTAATTAATGAAGACTTTCGTTACTATTATGATTGCTTAATGGGACCAAATGCTCGCAGTGTACTTCAAGCACTAAAAAGAATTAAAAGCTTACCAGAAATAAACACAATCGCAGTTGGCCACGGACCTCTACTACACCATAATATCGAGCTATGGCTAAATAATTATCATTCCTGGAGTAGTCAACGAAATACAGCCGATGGATATGTAGCAATTTGCTATATCAGCCAATATGGTTTTTGTGATCAACTTAGTCAGGCAATTGCATTAGGAGCTAATAAAGCTGAAGCACAGGTACAACTTGTTGATATCCGATCCTCTGATAGTCAAGAACTTAGTGCACTAATTGGAGATGCAAAAGCAGTCATTCTACCAACATGGCCAAATGAAGCTGATGAAGAACTGCAAAGCTCAATAGGAACACTACTTGCAGCATTAAAACAAAAACAATGGATAGGTGTATATGAAAGTTTTGGAGAGAGTGATGAGCCAATTGATGTGATTGCCAACCAACTCAGAGGGCTTGGCCAAAAAGAAGCTTTCTCGCCATTAAGAATAAAAAAATCACCTGATGCAAATACATTTCAACGGTTTGAAGAAGCTGGAACTGATCTAGGGCAAATACTCAACCGCAAAAAGAACATTGCTACTATAAAGAGCTTAGATGGTGATCTCGTGAAAGCCCTTGGCCGTATTAGTGGAGGTCTATATGTCGTAACTGCTAGTCAAGGCAAAGGGAAAGATAAAAGAAGAGGTGCAATGATAGCAAGCTGGGTCAGTCAAGCAAGTTTTTCACCTCCTGGACTCACTGTTGCAGTTGCAAAAGATCGTGCAATCGAGAGTCTCATGCAGGTGGGTGATCGCTTTGTCTTAAATGTCTTAGAAGAAAACAACTACCAGAAATTATTTAGACAATTTCTAAAAAGATTTCCTCCAGGAGCGGATCGTTTTGAAGGTATTCCCATAATAGACAATATCGCACAAGGAGGTCCAGTATTAAGTGAGGGGCTAGCATATTTAGATTGTCTGGTAAAGCAAAGACTAGAAACTACTGATCACTGGATTATTTATGGAGTAGTAGAACATGGCAATATTTCCAATTCAGAAGCAAAAACAGCCGTTCACCATCGCAAGGCCGGAACCTCTTACTAA
- a CDS encoding SWIM zinc finger family protein produces MNNSEITTAIGREGLGKQSWWVEQWMELINSYRYKKRLERAWGYAREGNVTSIRFEGRRIHARVQGTENKPYKVKIWLDILDDEDWGYVIDALAQKAKWSAQLLAGVMPKDIEQAFATTGKRLFPFNLQEVKSECNCPDPANPCKHVSAVYFLMGEQFKEDPFILFQLRGKDKNTLLSDLVNKRRFKKKENVKATDKLKNTSNSKNKRFKDKIMSTPDLWWSYTSTLDDDLVVITSSTEKTSGASIAGDLPLAANPEFPESQIRFIKDLISFSQVQAQKAMISAMSVNTENESSESI; encoded by the coding sequence ATGAATAACTCTGAAATAACAACAGCTATTGGTAGAGAAGGGCTTGGGAAGCAATCCTGGTGGGTTGAGCAATGGATGGAACTAATAAACTCCTATCGCTACAAAAAACGCCTAGAACGCGCCTGGGGCTATGCGAGAGAAGGTAATGTCACGTCAATTCGCTTCGAAGGTCGAAGAATTCATGCAAGGGTTCAAGGTACAGAAAACAAACCATACAAAGTAAAAATTTGGCTGGATATTCTAGATGATGAGGATTGGGGATATGTCATAGACGCATTAGCACAAAAAGCAAAATGGTCAGCACAATTATTAGCTGGAGTGATGCCAAAAGACATAGAACAAGCTTTTGCCACTACAGGTAAAAGATTATTTCCCTTCAATCTTCAAGAAGTAAAAAGTGAATGTAACTGTCCTGATCCAGCAAACCCATGCAAACATGTAAGTGCTGTTTATTTTTTAATGGGAGAACAATTTAAAGAAGATCCTTTTATTCTTTTTCAATTACGTGGAAAGGATAAAAATACATTGTTATCAGACCTAGTTAACAAAAGACGTTTCAAGAAGAAAGAGAATGTAAAAGCAACTGATAAATTGAAAAATACATCTAATAGTAAAAATAAAAGGTTTAAAGATAAAATAATGAGCACTCCAGATCTTTGGTGGTCATACACAAGTACTTTAGATGATGACTTGGTAGTAATAACCTCATCAACAGAAAAAACATCTGGGGCTTCAATTGCCGGAGATCTACCATTAGCTGCAAATCCAGAATTCCCTGAATCGCAAATTAGGTTCATTAAAGATTTAATTTCTTTCAGTCAAGTTCAAGCCCAAAAAGCAATGATAAGCGCAATGTCAGTCAATACTGAAAATGAATCCAGTGAAAGTATTTGA